In Pleomorphomonas sp. T1.2MG-36, one genomic interval encodes:
- a CDS encoding glycosyltransferase gives MTASEIATDSTAAFPGLDIAVVLPCYNEGVTIGAVVRGFRAALPEARIFVFDNNSSDRTAIEARVAGAEVVREGRQGKGHVVRRMFADVDADIYVMADGDGTYDPNDAIDLVRALITERADMAVGVRRNVTVDAGRSGHAFGNRLFNGLYRRLFGPDFTDVFSGYRAFTRRFVKSFPAVSHGFEIETEMAVHAGQLHIPTVELPLDYGRRVEGAPSKLRTFRDGFRILMMFAMLVKETRPSLFFGLLSGLFAAASVVLALPVFATYVETGLVPRLPTAVLSTGLMILAALLATAGLVLDSLARSRVEQKRILYLSIPALRATEEPVGAETAANLATLRDLLRRLGDRSDRRRAG, from the coding sequence ATGACCGCAAGCGAGATCGCAACCGACTCCACCGCCGCCTTTCCGGGGCTCGACATCGCCGTGGTTCTGCCCTGCTACAACGAAGGGGTGACGATCGGCGCCGTCGTGCGCGGCTTTCGCGCCGCTCTGCCGGAAGCGCGCATCTTCGTCTTCGACAACAATTCCTCCGACCGGACCGCCATCGAGGCGCGGGTCGCCGGAGCCGAGGTCGTGCGCGAGGGCCGGCAAGGCAAGGGCCACGTGGTCCGTCGCATGTTTGCCGACGTCGACGCCGACATCTATGTCATGGCCGACGGCGATGGCACCTACGATCCGAACGACGCCATCGATCTCGTGCGGGCTCTGATCACCGAGCGGGCCGACATGGCCGTCGGCGTCCGGCGCAACGTCACCGTCGATGCCGGCCGCTCAGGACACGCCTTCGGCAATCGACTGTTCAACGGCCTCTATCGCCGCCTGTTCGGCCCCGATTTCACCGACGTGTTCTCCGGGTACCGGGCCTTCACGCGTCGCTTCGTCAAGAGCTTCCCGGCCGTATCGCACGGCTTCGAGATCGAAACGGAAATGGCGGTGCACGCCGGCCAGCTCCACATCCCCACCGTGGAGCTGCCGCTCGACTACGGCCGCCGCGTCGAGGGCGCCCCGTCCAAGCTGCGCACGTTCCGCGACGGTTTCCGCATCCTGATGATGTTCGCCATGCTGGTGAAGGAGACCCGGCCGAGCCTGTTCTTCGGCCTGCTCTCGGGGCTCTTCGCTGCCGCCTCCGTCGTTCTTGCCCTGCCGGTATTCGCGACTTACGTCGAGACCGGCTTGGTTCCCCGCCTGCCCACCGCCGTGCTGTCGACCGGCCTGATGATCCTGGCGGCGCTTCTGGCGACCGCCGGCCTCGTTCTCGACAGCCTCGCGCGCTCCCGCGTCGAGCAGAAGCGCATCCTCTACCTGTCGATTCCGGCACTCCGAGCGACCGAGGAGCCCGTCGGGGCGGAAACGGCGGCGAACCTTGCGACGCTCCGCGACTTGCTGCGTCGGCTTGGCGATCGGTCCGATCGGCGAAGGGCCGGCTGA
- a CDS encoding GtrA family protein: MPPVFRRFGGFAVAGLSGFVVDASLTEALAAFGVSPYLGRIFAVAVAIAVTYTINRNFTWKERRAPVPGRRARYLAVSLISIAANYLVFAAALALLPGLRPLLAVAAGTGVGMVMNFVGYSRFVFKTGEDQAA, encoded by the coding sequence ATGCCGCCCGTCTTCCGGCGGTTCGGTGGTTTCGCAGTGGCGGGCCTCAGCGGCTTTGTCGTCGATGCCAGTTTGACCGAGGCCCTGGCTGCGTTCGGCGTCAGCCCCTATCTCGGCCGCATCTTCGCCGTGGCAGTTGCCATCGCCGTCACCTACACCATCAACCGCAACTTCACCTGGAAGGAACGGCGCGCCCCGGTGCCCGGCCGGCGGGCGCGCTACCTCGCGGTATCGCTCATTTCGATCGCCGCGAACTACCTGGTGTTCGCCGCCGCCCTGGCGCTCCTGCCTGGGCTGCGGCCGCTGCTGGCCGTCGCGGCCGGCACCGGCGTCGGCATGGTGATGAACTTCGTCGGTTATTCTCGCTTCGTGTTCAAGACCGGCGAGGATCAGGCGGCGTAA
- a CDS encoding GNAT family N-acetyltransferase: MGSLEVRLARSAGEVRAAQALRYRVFYGEMQATADPRTLLRRRDADAFDRYCDHLLVLDHDDVEIRPFRRARPRIVGTYRLLRQKVAERHRGFYTAGEFAIEPLLARHSGLEFLELGRSCVMKAYRSKRTVELLWQGIWAYVLNNGVDAMIGCASFEGTDPDALALPLSFLHHHASADTDWLVEARPERGVTMNRLPIEAVDMRTALAGMPPLIKGYLRLGAMVGRGAVVDRPFGTTDVMIVLPVDRISERYVRYYGADASRYAA, translated from the coding sequence ATGGGGTCTCTCGAGGTGCGGCTCGCCCGCTCGGCCGGTGAGGTTCGGGCCGCCCAGGCGTTGCGCTACCGCGTCTTCTACGGTGAGATGCAGGCGACCGCCGACCCGCGTACCCTCTTGCGCCGTCGCGATGCCGATGCCTTCGATCGCTATTGCGATCACTTGCTCGTCCTCGATCACGACGACGTCGAGATCCGGCCGTTTCGGCGAGCGCGGCCGCGCATCGTCGGCACCTATCGGCTCCTGCGCCAGAAAGTAGCCGAACGTCATCGCGGGTTCTATACCGCCGGCGAGTTTGCCATCGAACCTCTTCTTGCCCGCCATTCCGGCCTGGAATTCCTCGAACTCGGCCGGTCCTGCGTCATGAAGGCCTACCGCAGCAAGCGCACCGTCGAATTGTTGTGGCAGGGCATCTGGGCCTACGTGCTGAACAACGGCGTCGACGCCATGATCGGTTGCGCGTCCTTCGAGGGCACCGATCCCGATGCTCTCGCCCTGCCGCTGTCTTTCCTGCACCACCATGCCTCCGCCGATACCGACTGGCTGGTGGAAGCACGGCCCGAGCGAGGGGTCACCATGAACCGGCTGCCGATCGAGGCTGTCGACATGCGCACCGCGCTCGCTGGAATGCCACCGCTCATCAAGGGCTATCTTCGCCTCGGGGCCATGGTCGGCCGCGGCGCCGTCGTCGATCGCCCCTTCGGAACCACAGACGTGATGATCGTATTGCCGGTCGACCGCATCTCTGAGCGCTACGTCCGTTACTACGGCGCCGACGCCAGCCGTTACGCCGCCTGA
- a CDS encoding glycosyltransferase family 87 protein, translating into MSLSTPPARSNLITPRFALGILSFSTFYVIYDAIIGFPQRGDLYAIGRDFVNMWMGARLALSGNISTLFDWPAYVDLLRTTFWPTYAIHNWSYPPHVLLFVWPLGLLPYHVALVLWDALGLLAFFASARLAFRSMQPERRNWLSLAAIGSPVVALNIVLGQVGLYVGAILVSAWVLRDRSPIVSGILVGLLTMKPHLGLLLPIVLLIERRYAVVLSAATTTLVLVLATSLIFGWSVFPDYIAYAGPTQLHVLTTYDRLDWIMPTPMMMARTLDLPIDYGWFFVAAAAPAALIAFFYVMLHDANDASKLAMTVVATILILPYAFTYDTTLFVIPVVLLMDRMEKPWQMMVLLSAYMLPALGLATLASGIPLATASLVAFAFLLVYEARRPAQREETVAPSDFSAP; encoded by the coding sequence ATGTCGTTGTCGACGCCTCCCGCTCGGTCGAACTTGATCACGCCCCGCTTCGCGCTTGGCATCCTGAGTTTTTCGACATTCTACGTGATTTACGACGCGATTATCGGGTTTCCTCAACGCGGCGATCTCTATGCCATCGGGCGGGATTTCGTGAACATGTGGATGGGCGCACGCTTGGCCCTCTCCGGGAACATATCAACACTATTCGACTGGCCGGCCTACGTCGACTTGCTGCGAACGACCTTCTGGCCGACATATGCCATCCACAACTGGTCCTACCCGCCACATGTCCTTCTGTTCGTCTGGCCACTTGGCTTGCTGCCTTATCACGTGGCGCTGGTTCTGTGGGACGCTCTTGGGCTGCTTGCGTTTTTCGCGTCCGCAAGACTTGCATTCCGATCAATGCAACCCGAGCGAAGAAACTGGCTGTCACTCGCTGCCATTGGATCCCCGGTCGTCGCGCTTAACATTGTTCTCGGGCAAGTCGGACTTTATGTCGGAGCGATTCTGGTGTCGGCGTGGGTTCTGCGCGATCGCAGTCCCATAGTGAGCGGCATCCTCGTCGGTCTGCTCACTATGAAGCCGCATTTAGGACTGCTTTTGCCGATCGTACTGTTGATCGAACGGCGTTACGCAGTCGTCTTGTCGGCTGCGACGACCACTCTTGTTCTCGTGCTGGCGACTTCGCTGATTTTCGGCTGGTCCGTATTTCCAGACTACATAGCCTACGCCGGACCGACACAACTGCACGTGCTGACAACATATGACCGGCTCGACTGGATCATGCCGACACCGATGATGATGGCGCGCACCCTGGATCTACCGATCGATTACGGCTGGTTTTTCGTAGCTGCCGCCGCTCCGGCCGCCCTGATCGCCTTTTTCTACGTAATGCTGCACGATGCAAACGATGCCTCGAAGCTCGCAATGACTGTCGTGGCGACAATCCTCATCCTGCCGTATGCCTTCACCTACGACACCACACTGTTTGTCATACCTGTCGTCCTGCTCATGGATCGTATGGAAAAGCCATGGCAAATGATGGTCCTTCTTAGCGCCTATATGCTGCCTGCGCTTGGTCTTGCCACGTTGGCATCCGGCATACCGCTTGCCACCGCCTCCTTGGTCGCTTTTGCCTTCCTACTCGTATACGAGGCGCGCCGGCCCGCTCAACGGGAAGAGACGGTCGCTCCGAGCGATTTCAGCGCACCCTGA
- the dnaK gene encoding molecular chaperone DnaK, with protein MGKVIGIDLGTTNSCVAIMDGKNAKVIENSEGARTTPSIVAFADGGERLVGQPAKRQAVTNPENTIFAVKRLIGRRFEDPMVSKDKDLVPYSIVKGDNGDAWVNADGKKYSPSHISAMTLAKMKETAEAYLGTSVTQAVITVPAYFNDAQRQATKDAGKIAGLEVLRIINEPTAAALAYGLDKSDHSKTIAVYDLGGGTFDISILEIGDGVFEVKSTNGDTFLGGEDFDMRLVNYLADEFKKEQGIDLRGDKLALQRLKEAAEKAKIELSSASQTEINLPFITADAKGPKHLTLKLTRAKFEALVDDLVQKTVEPCKAALKDAGLSAGQIDEVVLVGGMTRMPKVQETVKQFFGREPHKGVNPDEVVAIGAAIQAGVLAGEVKDVLLLDVTPLSLGIETLGGVFTRLIDRNTTIPTKKSQVFSTAEDSQSAVTIRVFQGEREMAADNKMLGQFDLVGLPPAPRGVPQIEVTFDIDANGIVNVSAKDKGTGKEQQIRIQASGGLSDSDIDKMVKDAEANAAADKARREAVEARNHGEALIHSTEKSLADFGDKVSSSDKSIIENAITDLKAVIESNDAEDIKAKTNALAQAAMKLGEAMYAAQQDGAEEKPSTEGDDVLDADFEEVKDDKKNG; from the coding sequence ATGGGCAAGGTTATCGGCATCGATCTCGGGACGACCAATTCCTGCGTCGCCATCATGGACGGCAAGAACGCAAAGGTGATCGAGAATTCTGAGGGCGCGCGCACCACGCCCTCGATCGTCGCCTTCGCCGACGGCGGCGAACGCCTGGTCGGCCAGCCGGCCAAGCGGCAGGCGGTGACCAATCCCGAAAACACAATCTTTGCGGTGAAGCGCCTGATCGGTCGGCGGTTCGAGGACCCGATGGTGTCCAAGGACAAGGACCTCGTCCCCTATTCCATCGTCAAGGGCGACAACGGCGACGCCTGGGTGAATGCTGACGGCAAGAAGTATTCGCCCTCGCATATCTCGGCGATGACGCTGGCCAAGATGAAGGAAACGGCAGAGGCCTACCTCGGCACCAGCGTGACGCAGGCCGTCATCACCGTTCCCGCCTACTTCAATGACGCCCAGCGTCAGGCCACCAAGGACGCCGGCAAGATCGCCGGCCTTGAAGTGCTGCGCATCATCAACGAGCCGACGGCCGCCGCTCTGGCCTACGGCCTCGACAAATCCGATCATTCCAAGACCATCGCCGTCTATGACCTCGGCGGCGGCACCTTCGACATCTCGATCCTCGAGATCGGCGATGGCGTGTTCGAAGTGAAGTCGACCAACGGCGACACCTTCCTCGGTGGCGAGGACTTCGACATGCGACTCGTCAACTATCTCGCCGACGAGTTCAAGAAGGAGCAGGGCATCGACCTGCGCGGTGACAAGCTGGCGCTGCAGCGGCTGAAGGAAGCCGCCGAAAAGGCCAAGATCGAGCTGTCCAGCGCGTCGCAGACCGAGATCAACCTGCCGTTCATCACCGCCGACGCTAAGGGTCCCAAGCACCTGACGCTGAAGCTCACCCGCGCCAAGTTCGAGGCGCTGGTCGATGACCTCGTGCAGAAGACCGTCGAGCCCTGCAAGGCGGCCCTCAAGGATGCCGGCCTCAGCGCCGGTCAGATCGACGAGGTGGTGCTGGTCGGCGGCATGACCCGCATGCCCAAGGTACAGGAGACGGTGAAGCAGTTCTTCGGCCGCGAGCCGCACAAGGGCGTCAACCCGGACGAAGTGGTGGCCATCGGCGCCGCCATTCAGGCCGGCGTCCTGGCCGGCGAGGTCAAGGACGTCCTGCTGCTCGACGTGACGCCCTTGTCGCTCGGCATCGAAACGCTGGGTGGCGTGTTCACGCGCCTCATCGACCGCAACACCACCATCCCCACCAAGAAGAGCCAGGTGTTCTCGACCGCCGAGGACAGCCAGAGCGCGGTGACCATTCGCGTCTTCCAGGGCGAGCGCGAGATGGCGGCGGACAACAAGATGCTCGGCCAGTTCGATCTCGTCGGCCTGCCGCCGGCACCGCGCGGCGTGCCGCAGATCGAGGTGACCTTCGACATCGACGCCAACGGCATCGTCAACGTGTCGGCCAAGGACAAGGGCACCGGCAAGGAGCAGCAGATCCGCATCCAGGCGTCTGGTGGCCTTTCCGATTCCGACATCGACAAGATGGTGAAGGATGCCGAGGCCAATGCCGCCGCCGACAAGGCGCGCCGCGAGGCGGTCGAAGCGCGGAACCACGGTGAGGCGCTGATCCACTCGACCGAGAAGTCGCTCGCCGACTTCGGCGACAAGGTCTCTTCCTCGGACAAGTCGATCATCGAGAACGCGATCACCGATCTCAAGGCGGTGATCGAATCGAACGACGCCGAGGATATCAAGGCCAAGACCAATGCCCTCGCCCAGGCGGCCATGAAGCTGGGCGAGGCTATGTACGCCGCCCAACAGGATGGCGCCGAGGAGAAGCCAAGCACCGAGGGTGACGACGTCCTCGATGCCGACTTCGAAGAGGTCAAGGACGACAAGAAGAACGGCTGA
- the dnaJ gene encoding molecular chaperone DnaJ — protein sequence MAKRDYYDVLGVSRDADEKTLKSAFRKLAMQLHPDKNPGDATAETRFKEANEAYEVLKDPQKKAAYDRFGHAAFENGMGGRGADPGFGASMADIFDDIFGEFMSGGRRSRPNGRERGADLRYNLDITLEEAFAGKTVEIHVPTSITCVKCSGTGAKPGTSPQTCRTCGGSGKVRASQGFFTIERTCPTCQGRGETIANPCEACSGTGRTTQERSLSVNIPAGIEDGTRIRLSGEGEAGLRGGPAGDLYIFISLRPHAFFQRDGADLHCRVPISMTTAALGGEFEVPTIEGGKTKVRVPEGTQTGKQFRLRSKGMPVLRSRDVGDMYINVTVETPQRLTRRQRELLEEFERESSGENNPESAGFFARVRDFFDNLGS from the coding sequence ATGGCCAAACGCGATTATTACGACGTGCTGGGCGTTTCCCGCGACGCCGACGAGAAGACGCTGAAGAGCGCCTTTCGCAAGCTCGCCATGCAATTGCATCCGGACAAAAATCCAGGTGATGCCACCGCAGAGACCCGCTTCAAGGAAGCCAACGAGGCCTACGAAGTCCTGAAGGACCCGCAGAAAAAGGCCGCCTACGATCGCTTCGGCCATGCGGCATTCGAGAATGGCATGGGCGGGCGTGGCGCGGACCCCGGCTTCGGCGCCTCGATGGCCGACATTTTCGACGACATTTTCGGCGAGTTCATGAGCGGCGGCCGGCGCAGCCGGCCGAATGGGCGCGAGCGCGGCGCGGACTTGCGCTACAACCTCGACATCACGCTGGAGGAAGCCTTCGCCGGCAAGACGGTCGAAATTCACGTTCCCACATCGATCACCTGCGTCAAGTGCTCGGGGACCGGCGCCAAGCCCGGCACCAGCCCGCAAACCTGCCGCACCTGCGGCGGTAGCGGCAAGGTCAGGGCGAGCCAGGGGTTCTTCACCATCGAGCGCACCTGTCCCACCTGTCAGGGCCGCGGCGAGACCATCGCCAACCCATGCGAAGCGTGCTCGGGCACCGGACGCACCACGCAGGAGCGGTCGCTGTCGGTCAATATCCCGGCCGGCATCGAGGACGGCACCCGAATCCGCCTCTCCGGCGAAGGCGAGGCCGGCCTGAGGGGTGGTCCGGCCGGCGACCTCTACATCTTCATCTCGCTACGGCCGCACGCCTTCTTTCAGCGCGATGGCGCCGACCTCCATTGCCGCGTGCCGATCTCCATGACAACCGCGGCGCTCGGCGGCGAATTCGAGGTACCGACCATCGAAGGCGGCAAAACCAAAGTGCGCGTGCCCGAAGGCACCCAGACCGGCAAGCAGTTCCGCCTCAGATCGAAGGGCATGCCCGTGCTGCGCTCGCGCGACGTCGGCGATATGTACATCAATGTCACCGTCGAGACGCCGCAACGCCTCACGCGCCGTCAGCGTGAGTTGCTCGAGGAGTTCGAGCGCGAGTCTTCGGGCGAGAACAATCCCGAGTCGGCCGGCTTCTTTGCCCGCGTCCGCGATTTCTTTGACAACCTGGGCAGTTGA
- a CDS encoding class I SAM-dependent methyltransferase, with protein MFVHRLRDEAIAEAKRVRCHYSDDLKFLKSWAAKPLTTGAVSPSGRWLARSMAALVDPAWEGTVIELGPGTGAVTAALLQRGVAPESLLAIEYNPDFAEHIRGRFPGIGVAVGDAYQFGDTLRRAGVEKVAAVVSSLPLFTQPPLRRRQLLEEAMTALEPGRPFIQFSYALVPPVPAEAGRWTLGVSGWIVRNLPPARVWTYRKA; from the coding sequence ATGTTCGTGCATCGACTGCGGGACGAAGCGATCGCCGAGGCGAAGCGCGTGCGTTGCCATTATTCGGACGATCTCAAGTTCCTGAAGAGCTGGGCGGCAAAGCCGCTCACGACCGGCGCCGTAAGTCCCTCGGGGCGGTGGCTTGCTCGCTCCATGGCAGCCCTCGTCGATCCCGCCTGGGAAGGAACGGTCATCGAACTTGGGCCGGGCACCGGCGCCGTTACCGCCGCCCTGCTCCAACGGGGAGTAGCGCCCGAGAGCCTGCTTGCCATCGAGTACAATCCGGATTTCGCCGAGCATATCCGGGGCCGCTTTCCGGGCATCGGCGTGGCTGTCGGCGACGCCTACCAGTTCGGTGATACGCTGCGGCGTGCTGGCGTCGAGAAGGTAGCCGCCGTCGTCTCCTCGCTGCCCCTGTTCACGCAGCCACCGCTCCGTCGCCGCCAGCTTCTCGAAGAGGCGATGACGGCCCTCGAACCGGGGCGGCCATTCATTCAGTTTTCCTATGCTCTGGTGCCGCCGGTTCCCGCCGAGGCCGGGCGCTGGACCCTCGGCGTCAGCGGCTGGATCGTTCGCAACCTGCCGCCGGCTCGCGTCTGGACCTATCGCAAGGCGTAA
- a CDS encoding MarR family winged helix-turn-helix transcriptional regulator, with protein MPEARENVEKHLSNKFAALSLAITDATLSGDAALAPTAVAALITAANNPPASIGEMAAIVGLTHSATVRLIDRLEADGLLHRRRRVGREVLVEITPAGRRRADGLQEHRLAASGGFLASLSAEERDLLDGLIDRMLRDHAARGHDRRRLCRMCSRIYCTCSFKAELLAAKDASPDGSSATCDEI; from the coding sequence ATGCCGGAGGCGAGGGAAAACGTGGAGAAGCACCTGTCGAACAAGTTTGCTGCCCTGTCGCTGGCCATCACGGATGCGACGCTCTCCGGGGATGCCGCCCTCGCACCGACGGCCGTCGCCGCCCTGATCACCGCCGCCAACAACCCTCCGGCCAGCATTGGCGAGATGGCCGCCATCGTCGGCCTCACCCATTCGGCCACCGTCCGGCTCATCGACCGGCTGGAGGCCGACGGTCTGCTGCATCGCCGCCGTCGCGTCGGTCGTGAAGTGCTGGTGGAAATCACGCCGGCCGGGCGGCGGCGGGCGGACGGGTTGCAGGAGCACCGCCTTGCCGCGAGCGGCGGCTTTCTCGCCAGTCTGTCGGCCGAGGAGCGCGATCTTCTCGACGGGCTTATCGATCGGATGCTGCGCGATCACGCGGCACGCGGGCACGATCGCCGCCGTCTCTGCCGGATGTGTTCGCGAATTTACTGCACATGCAGTTTCAAGGCGGAGCTTCTGGCGGCCAAGGACGCTTCGCCGGATGGTTCTTCCGCGACTTGCGACGAGATCTGA
- the lepA gene encoding translation elongation factor 4, translated as MTTKPLSHIRNFAIIAHIDHGKSTLADRLIQTTGAVAQRDMKEQILDSMDIERERGITIKAQTVRLAYKAEDGETYTLNLMDTPGHVDFAYEVSRSLAACEGSLLVVDASQGVEAQTLANVYQAIDNNHEIVPILNKVDLPAAEPERVKSQIEDVIGLDASDAVEISAKTGLNIEGVLEAIVKRLPPPKGDPDAPLKALLVDSWYDAYLGVMVLVRIIDGVLQKGMKVRMMRTGAVYEIERVGYMTPKLELCDKLTTGEVGVITASIKEVADTAVGDTITDERRQTTEPLPGFRPAQPVVFCGLFPVDAADFEDLRAAVGKLRLNDASFSFEMETSAALGFGFRCGFLGLLHLEIIQERLEREFNLDLIATAPSVIYKMTLTDGTEIELHNPADMPEVTRISVIAEPWIRASIMTPDDYLGAILKLCQDRRGIQIDLSYVGSRAIVQYDLPLNEVVFDFYDRLKSISKGYASFDYHLSDYREGDLVKMQILVNAEPVDALSVLVHRSQSERRGRAMCEKLKDLIPQHMFQIPIQAAIGGKIIARETIRALRKDVLAKCYGGDVTRKRKLLDKQKEGKKRLRQFGKVEIPQEAFIAALKMDD; from the coding sequence ATGACGACAAAGCCGCTCTCCCATATTCGCAACTTCGCCATCATCGCTCACATCGATCATGGCAAGTCGACGCTCGCCGACCGCCTGATCCAGACGACGGGCGCCGTTGCCCAGCGCGACATGAAGGAACAGATCCTCGACTCGATGGACATCGAGCGCGAGCGCGGCATCACCATCAAGGCACAGACCGTTCGCCTCGCCTACAAGGCCGAGGACGGCGAGACCTACACGCTCAATCTGATGGATACGCCCGGCCACGTCGACTTCGCCTACGAGGTCAGCCGTTCGCTTGCAGCCTGCGAGGGATCGCTGCTCGTGGTCGATGCCAGCCAGGGCGTCGAGGCGCAGACGCTCGCCAACGTCTACCAGGCGATCGACAACAACCACGAGATCGTGCCGATCCTCAACAAGGTGGACCTGCCGGCCGCCGAGCCGGAGCGGGTCAAGAGCCAGATCGAGGACGTGATCGGCCTCGATGCCTCCGACGCCGTGGAGATTTCCGCCAAGACCGGGCTCAACATCGAGGGTGTGCTGGAGGCGATCGTCAAGCGCCTGCCGCCGCCCAAGGGCGATCCGGACGCGCCACTCAAGGCCCTGCTGGTGGACAGCTGGTATGACGCCTACCTCGGCGTCATGGTGCTCGTGCGCATCATCGACGGCGTGCTTCAAAAGGGCATGAAGGTCAGGATGATGCGGACCGGCGCCGTCTACGAGATAGAGCGCGTCGGCTACATGACGCCCAAGCTCGAACTCTGCGACAAGCTGACGACCGGCGAGGTCGGCGTCATCACCGCTTCGATCAAGGAAGTGGCCGATACCGCCGTCGGCGATACCATCACCGACGAACGGCGACAGACCACCGAGCCGCTGCCCGGCTTCCGTCCGGCGCAGCCCGTGGTGTTCTGCGGACTGTTCCCGGTCGACGCCGCCGACTTCGAAGACCTGCGCGCCGCCGTCGGCAAGTTGCGACTCAACGACGCCAGCTTCTCCTTCGAAATGGAAACCTCGGCCGCGCTCGGCTTCGGCTTCCGCTGCGGCTTCCTCGGCCTGTTGCATCTCGAAATCATCCAGGAGCGACTGGAGCGCGAGTTCAACCTCGACCTGATCGCCACGGCGCCGTCGGTCATCTACAAGATGACGCTGACCGATGGCACGGAGATCGAGCTGCACAACCCGGCCGACATGCCGGAGGTGACGCGCATTTCGGTGATCGCCGAGCCCTGGATCCGCGCCTCGATCATGACGCCCGACGACTACCTCGGCGCCATCCTGAAGCTTTGCCAGGACCGGCGCGGCATCCAGATCGACCTCTCCTACGTCGGCAGCCGGGCCATCGTGCAGTACGACTTGCCGCTCAACGAAGTGGTGTTCGACTTCTACGACCGGCTGAAGTCGATCTCCAAGGGCTACGCGTCGTTCGACTATCACCTCAGCGACTATCGCGAGGGCGATCTCGTCAAGATGCAGATCCTCGTCAACGCCGAGCCGGTGGATGCGCTTTCCGTGCTCGTCCACCGCAGCCAGTCGGAACGGCGCGGCCGTGCGATGTGCGAGAAGCTGAAGGATCTCATCCCGCAGCACATGTTCCAGATCCCGATCCAAGCGGCGATCGGCGGCAAGATCATCGCCCGCGAGACCATCCGGGCGCTCCGCAAGGACGTTCTCGCCAAGTGCTACGGCGGTGACGTGACGCGCAAGCGCAAGCTTCTGGACAAGCAGAAGGAAGGCAAGAAGCGGCTTCGCCAGTTCGGCAAGGTGGAAATCCCGCAGGAGGCCTTCATTGCAGCGCTGAAGATGGACGACTGA
- the grpE gene encoding nucleotide exchange factor GrpE, which translates to MADETAQTPEPAAPELDPVVDQGLQRIAALEKEAGDLKDQLLRTLADMENLRRRTEREIADARTYAVTNFARDIVGAADNLTRAIAAVDAEARATGGEALISLVEGVELTERELMKALEKHGISRVDPTGEKFDPNFHQAMFEVPDPSVPAGTVVQVMQVGFKIGERVLRPALVGVGRGGPKAAPAEEAAVQPETPADGGHKVDKTV; encoded by the coding sequence ATGGCAGACGAGACAGCACAGACTCCCGAACCGGCCGCCCCCGAACTGGACCCGGTGGTCGACCAGGGACTCCAGCGCATCGCCGCCCTCGAAAAGGAGGCGGGCGATCTCAAGGATCAGCTCCTCCGTACCCTCGCCGACATGGAGAATCTCCGCCGCCGGACCGAGCGCGAGATCGCCGATGCCCGCACCTATGCGGTGACCAACTTCGCCCGCGACATCGTCGGCGCCGCCGACAACCTGACGCGTGCCATCGCGGCAGTCGACGCCGAAGCGCGCGCCACCGGTGGCGAAGCGCTGATTTCGCTGGTCGAGGGCGTCGAGCTGACCGAGCGCGAACTGATGAAGGCGCTCGAAAAGCACGGCATCAGCCGCGTCGATCCGACCGGCGAGAAGTTCGATCCCAATTTCCACCAGGCGATGTTCGAAGTCCCCGATCCGAGCGTGCCGGCCGGTACGGTGGTGCAGGTCATGCAGGTCGGCTTCAAGATCGGCGAGCGGGTGTTGCGTCCGGCCCTCGTCGGCGTCGGCCGCGGCGGCCCGAAGGCGGCGCCTGCCGAGGAAGCAGCCGTTCAGCCCGAAACGCCGGCCGACGGCGGCCACAAGGTCGACAAGACGGTGTGA
- a CDS encoding GFA family protein yields the protein MAQGPNRLRGECLCRRVGYEVDDAFEYALNCHCSNCRRATGAAFKPFAGIRAEQLAVVRGRDDIMRFDEGNHDAHCGHCGSLLYSQVRDGAYAHVTLGTLVDPPSIRPTAHIFVGSKAPWFEISDALPQFDEFPTD from the coding sequence ATGGCTCAAGGACCAAACCGCCTTCGCGGCGAGTGCCTTTGTCGTCGGGTGGGCTACGAGGTGGACGACGCCTTCGAGTATGCATTGAACTGCCATTGCTCGAACTGCCGTCGTGCGACCGGAGCCGCCTTCAAGCCTTTTGCCGGCATTCGCGCGGAACAACTGGCCGTGGTGCGCGGCCGAGATGACATCATGCGCTTCGATGAAGGCAACCATGACGCCCATTGCGGCCACTGCGGCTCGCTACTCTATTCGCAGGTCCGCGACGGAGCCTATGCCCATGTCACCCTGGGCACGCTGGTCGACCCGCCGTCGATCCGGCCGACCGCGCATATCTTTGTCGGCTCCAAGGCCCCCTGGTTCGAGATCTCGGACGCGCTGCCACAGTTCGACGAGTTTCCAACCGACTGA